Sequence from the Ereboglobus luteus genome:
AAAAGAATTCTAAATTCCAATATCCAAATCTCAAAATAAACATGCGTCAGCGAAGGTATATTTTGAGATTTTGGAATTTTGGGATTTGAGATTTTCCCATGAGAGCAGTTGTCCAACGAGTCACCTCCGCAAGCGTCACGATCGACGGAATCGTTCGCGGCGAAATCGGCGCGGGGCTGGTGATTCTTCTTGGGATTGCCGAGGGCGACACGGCCGATGATGTTCGCTGGCTTGCCGAAAAATGCGCCGCGCTGCGCATCTTTGCCGACGATGCAAACGCGATGAACCGCTCGCTTGTCGACATCGGCGGCGGCGCGCTCGTGATCAGCCAGTTCACCTTGATCGCGAGCTGCCGCAAAGGCTCTCGCCCCTCGTTTCATCGCGCGGCGAAACCCGCCGGGGCGCGTCCGCTCTACGAGCAATTTCTCTCCCACTTGAGCGCCGTGCTTGGCCGCCCCGTCGCATGCGGTGAGTTCGGCGCGATGATGCAGGTCGCGCTCGTCAACGACGGCCCCGTGACAATCGTGGTCGATTCGAGGGAGTCGTAAAAATGGCATCGGCCGCGTTTTAGATGAAAACGCGCCCGGCCTCTTTTGTTTCTGCGATTATCCGTGACCGAACGTGATCACGAACAGGTTTTCGCAACCCGCGCGGCGCAGCACCCGGGCGCAACTGTTGAGCGTGGAGCCGGTGGTGAACACGTCGTCAACAACCACGTATTTCTCGGCGGCATCCACGCGCGCGCCGCGGACCAGCGAGAACGCGTCCTTCAGGTTCTTTCGCCGGGTGGCGCGATCGAGCGCGGTTTGTGAAACCGTGTCCACCACGCGCCGTAAAAGCATTTTCACGCGCGTTCCCGCCGCCTCGCCTCCCGCAGCGCGCGCAAGGCATTCCGCGACCAGTCGCCCCTGGTTGTAGCCGCGCTCGCGCTCCTTCCGGGGATGCAGCGGCACCGGCACGAGCGTCGCGCCGCGGGCGAGCTCCAGCACGCGCGGCGAGCGTCGCAAAATAGTCTCGATGTCGCGCAGCACATAACGCGCGCCATGATATTTCAGCTCGTGAATCAACGCTCTTGCCGCGCCGCGAAACAGCACCGCCGTGCGCCCCTCGTTGAACGCCGGCGCCAAATTCTCGCAATGCTCGCACATGCGCCCGCCCGCCAGCTCCCCGTAAAACGGATGTCCGCATGTCGAGCAACACGGCTCGCCGACAAACTCGATCCGCGACTCGCACTTTGCGCAGACATGCCGAAATGTATCCAAGTTTTCACTACGTCCGACAATTCCGTCGCAGTGCGCGCATATCGGGGGAAACAGCGTCTCGCTTAATCCGCGCGCAAGATGTCCGGGGGTAAACGGCATGCCGCAAAGCACGCCACCAAACGACCCGGGCATCAAGCCCATTCAGGCCGGCGGATACTCGGTGTGTTTCAGCAAAGCCGCCGCGCCCCAAACGGTCATGCCATTTCTGGGGCTGCTTTATCTTTGCCGCAGTGCGCGGGCGAATGCCTCCAGTTTTGCCGTGTTTTTCACGCCGGGCGAAATCTCAACGCCGCTGCTCACGTCGACAAAACGCGCGCCGCTTTTGTTCACGGCTTCGCCCGCGTTGTCGGGCGTCAAGTCGCCGGAGAGAATCCACAAATTGTCCGGATGCGTCTCGCGATGCCGCGCAAACTTCCGCCAGTCGCCGGAGTCGCGCGTGTTTTCATCCGCGCAAAATGGATCCAGCAGAAAACCGTCGGCAAGCGACAGCCATTCGCCGGGCACGTCCATTTCGGGAGGAAGCTCCGGCGCGAGCCACAGGTGCCGCGCGCCGACCGTGCGCGACCATTTTTCAATTTGCTCGAGCGGTGTCGTGTGGTTGAAGTGGATTTGCGCAAGTGAAAAACCGATCGCCAGCGCATGCCTCAACTCCTCCTTGCGGGGCTCCGTCATGACGGCGATTTTTTTCCTGTAGGGCAGGTGCGTGACAATGTTGTGATAAACCTCCAACGGCACGTGGCGCGGCGATTTTGGATTGAGGTCGAACCCGAGAAAATCCGCGCCGACCCGATCCGCCGCCTCCGCATCAATGAGTGACGTGATTCCGCAAACCTTCACCTGAATGCCGTTTATCATGGGGAAACGGTAACCGCGGGGCGCCAGAATTTCACGGATAAAATATGCGCCCCGGCGAAAATCATGCGGTGAAAAGGGCGATTTTCCATTTGCTCGACTCCAATCATAAACGCATGTTTTCTTTCCGTAATTTCCCGCATCAAAATGCACCAGCCAATTGACCAATACGCCGCCAAGCTGTCCGCCGACAAACGCGCATCCGTTTATGACGGCACCAAGTCCGGCTACGACGCCCGGCTTCGCTCGCTCAACACTTCCTACCCAGCCCCTGATCATCTCCGCCTGCTTGCCGGCCGGATCAAGCAGCACACAATCGAAAACCTCGACACCTACCTGCCGCAAGTCGAGGCGCGCCTGCGGACGAACGGCGTGAAAGTGCATTGGGCGGTTGACGGCGGCGAGGCGTGCGCGCACGTGCATCGCATAATGGAGGCGCGCGGCGCGAAAAAAATGGTGAAGGCCAAGACGATGGTGAGCGAGGAAATCCACCTCGCCGACTATCTCGAAAAGCGCGGCATGGAATGCCTGGAAACCGACCTCGGCGAGTTCATCATCCAAATCGACCACGATCATCCGTCGCACATCGTCAAGCCGATCATCCACAAGAACCGGCGCGAAATCGCGACGTCGTTCGAGAAAAACGGACTCGGCTCCTACAACGACGATCCCGAGGTGATCACGGCGCGCGCGCGTCAGTTTTTGCGACACAAATACCTGGCGGCCGACGTGGGTTTGTCGGGCGCCAATTTTGTCTCGGCGGAAAGCGGCCGCATCGTGCTTGTGACAAACGAGGGCAACTCGCGCTTTTCGATTGCCGCGACAAAGGTTCACATCGCGCTTGTGGGCATTGAAAAAATCGTGCCGCGCGACCGCGACCTCGGCGTGTTTCTAAACCTGCTCGCGCGCTCGGCGACGGGACAGCAGCTCACCTCCTACACCGAATTCATCGGCGGCGCGCGCTCGGCGAACCAGCCCGACGGACCGGAGGAAATGCACGTCATCTTCGTTGACAACGGGCGCGCTCGCGTGCTCGCGGACGACTGCCGCGCCATTCTCCGCTGCATTCGTTGCAGCGCGTGCCTGAACGTCTGCCCGGTTTACCGGCAGGCGAGCGGCCACGCTTACCGCGCCGTTTATCCGGGGCCGGTCGGTGCGGTGCTTTCGCCTTTGCTCGCTGGGGATGAGTTTCCCGAAATGGCCGACCTGCCAAAGGCGTCCTCGCTTTGCGGCGCGTGCAACGAGGTCTGCCCGGTCAACATACCAATACCCGATTTGCTGCTGCGACTGCGGGATCGCGGCAAGCGCGAGCACAGCAAAGTCGCCGCCGCCGACACGCCGCCGATGGGCGCGTTCGGCACGCTGGCGAATCATCCATCGCTTTGGAAAGCCGCCATGAAAACGGGAGGCCTGTCGGCACTGTATCCGACGTTCCTGATGCCGTCCTACGGAAAGGCGTGGGTGCGCACCCGCGGCATGCCCAAATGGCGCGGTGGAAAATTCCGCGCATGGATGAAAAATCGCAAACAACAAGCCTCGAAATAACCCTTCCAGCCATGACTGCTTCCCGTGATGCCATTTTAAAGCGCGTGAACGACGCGCTCGCGCCGCTCAAGGAGCGCGCGCCGTATCCAGAATTTGCCGACGACGTGGCGGTAATGCCCGCGCTTGATCGCAATGGCGACTTGTGGGCAGCGTTTTGCGAGCGCGCAAAACTCGTGCACGGCACGCCCCTTTCGGGCAAGCCGGCGGTGCTCGCCGACTGGCTGCACGGGCAAAACCTGCATCACGGTTATTGCGACCCGGAATTGCTGCCGCTGTTCGGCGAGGCGCTGGCGGCGGCGGGCTGCGCGGTTGAGACGATATTTGATCGCGCGCGGGTCGATGAGTATCAGTTCGGCATCACGCGCGCGGAGGCCGCGATTGCGGAAACCGGCTCGCTGGTGCTGACGGACGCGACGACTTCGAGCCGACTCGCCGCGCTCGCGCCGTGGACGCATGTGGCGGTGCTGAAACGCGGGCAGATTTTTGCGGACGTGGCGGATGCCCTGAAAAAAATGCCCGCCGACCCGAACGTAATCTGGTGCACCGGTCCCTCGCGCACGGCCGATGTCGAGGGGATTTTAATCGAGGGTGTCCACGGCCCCGGCGTGCAAGTGGCGTTTCTGCTGGAGTGATTTTTTTGCGGGGCGTCGCAAGCGGCGCGCCTACTTTTGCAGGACGTGATAGTTTGCCATTGAGATGCCGCTGAGCATGGCGCCGATGATGCCGAGGAAACCCTGGTCGGTGCCGCAGAGATACACGTTGTCCAACGCGGTGCGTCCCTGACGGTTTTTTACGGGCGAGCCGTAGATCGCGCCGGCGGCGTGCCCGGTGAACTTTGTGATTGTGAGCGGCGTGAACATGTCGGTTGCCACGGTCGCGGCTTCGAGCGCGGCGGGCTGCGCGAGTGGCGGGAGGAATCGTTTTGCGCTCGCGGCGATGTCGTCGAACCAGCGTTGCTTGGCGGCGCGATATTCACCGGGGCTGTCGGAAAGGTTTTTCCAAAGATCGTAGTTGGCGAGGCAGGTGCAGCGGAAAAGGCCCTCGGGGAGCTGTTGGTCGCCTGGGTAGGCGAAGTTGTTCGGAAAACAAATCACGCCGCTGCGGGTGTCCACTTGCGCATGTTCGGGGCGCTCGTAGTTGAAGCGCGGGGAGTCGTTGAAAAAAATGATCGTGTCGTCGCCCCAGCCGAAGTCGGCGGGTTGTCGATTGAGCACGGTGATGGTTTCGACGTAGCTCAAGCGTCCCGGAGGGACGGCGAATGCGATTCCGAGCGAAGCGACATGCCCGCCATGCGGAATGCGGATTTCGGAATTGTCGGACGCAAGCGGCTGGCCCAATGCCTGGGTGTTTTCCATTCCGCATTCCGCATTCCGTGTTCCGCATTTGATCAACGCCTCC
This genomic interval carries:
- the dtd gene encoding D-aminoacyl-tRNA deacylase — encoded protein: MRAVVQRVTSASVTIDGIVRGEIGAGLVILLGIAEGDTADDVRWLAEKCAALRIFADDANAMNRSLVDIGGGALVISQFTLIASCRKGSRPSFHRAAKPAGARPLYEQFLSHLSAVLGRPVACGEFGAMMQVALVNDGPVTIVVDSRES
- a CDS encoding ComF family protein, coding for MPFTPGHLARGLSETLFPPICAHCDGIVGRSENLDTFRHVCAKCESRIEFVGEPCCSTCGHPFYGELAGGRMCEHCENLAPAFNEGRTAVLFRGAARALIHELKYHGARYVLRDIETILRRSPRVLELARGATLVPVPLHPRKERERGYNQGRLVAECLARAAGGEAAGTRVKMLLRRVVDTVSQTALDRATRRKNLKDAFSLVRGARVDAAEKYVVVDDVFTTGSTLNSCARVLRRAGCENLFVITFGHG
- a CDS encoding phosphoribosylanthranilate isomerase; this translates as MINGIQVKVCGITSLIDAEAADRVGADFLGFDLNPKSPRHVPLEVYHNIVTHLPYRKKIAVMTEPRKEELRHALAIGFSLAQIHFNHTTPLEQIEKWSRTVGARHLWLAPELPPEMDVPGEWLSLADGFLLDPFCADENTRDSGDWRKFARHRETHPDNLWILSGDLTPDNAGEAVNKSGARFVDVSSGVEISPGVKNTAKLEAFARALRQR
- a CDS encoding LutB/LldF family L-lactate oxidation iron-sulfur protein gives rise to the protein MHQPIDQYAAKLSADKRASVYDGTKSGYDARLRSLNTSYPAPDHLRLLAGRIKQHTIENLDTYLPQVEARLRTNGVKVHWAVDGGEACAHVHRIMEARGAKKMVKAKTMVSEEIHLADYLEKRGMECLETDLGEFIIQIDHDHPSHIVKPIIHKNRREIATSFEKNGLGSYNDDPEVITARARQFLRHKYLAADVGLSGANFVSAESGRIVLVTNEGNSRFSIAATKVHIALVGIEKIVPRDRDLGVFLNLLARSATGQQLTSYTEFIGGARSANQPDGPEEMHVIFVDNGRARVLADDCRAILRCIRCSACLNVCPVYRQASGHAYRAVYPGPVGAVLSPLLAGDEFPEMADLPKASSLCGACNEVCPVNIPIPDLLLRLRDRGKREHSKVAAADTPPMGAFGTLANHPSLWKAAMKTGGLSALYPTFLMPSYGKAWVRTRGMPKWRGGKFRAWMKNRKQQASK
- a CDS encoding LutC/YkgG family protein, with the protein product MTASRDAILKRVNDALAPLKERAPYPEFADDVAVMPALDRNGDLWAAFCERAKLVHGTPLSGKPAVLADWLHGQNLHHGYCDPELLPLFGEALAAAGCAVETIFDRARVDEYQFGITRAEAAIAETGSLVLTDATTSSRLAALAPWTHVAVLKRGQIFADVADALKKMPADPNVIWCTGPSRTADVEGILIEGVHGPGVQVAFLLE